A window of Bradyrhizobium sp. AZCC 1610 contains these coding sequences:
- a CDS encoding AAA family ATPase produces MQLLLITGPAGIGKSTLSWEVSAQLAAAQVTHAVIETDELDRVFPRPSVEELDRIQPGTTDVSSINLAAIWSTYRTLGHTRLIMSGVMMHLDFDKRWILAAIPEARITAVRMLASEPTLLARLAQREIGSGADEQVQRSLRQARRMASEDAEGMVVLPTDGKGPAELAGLILQKIGWLNASQEQA; encoded by the coding sequence ATGCAACTGTTGCTGATTACCGGGCCAGCCGGCATAGGCAAATCCACGCTGAGTTGGGAAGTGAGCGCGCAACTCGCCGCGGCTCAAGTTACTCACGCGGTTATCGAGACCGATGAGCTCGACAGGGTATTTCCGCGTCCCAGTGTTGAAGAGCTCGATAGAATTCAGCCCGGCACAACTGACGTCAGCAGCATCAACTTGGCTGCGATCTGGTCAACATACAGGACCTTGGGGCACACACGTCTGATCATGTCGGGAGTCATGATGCACTTGGATTTCGATAAGCGGTGGATACTTGCTGCCATACCCGAGGCACGGATCACGGCGGTTCGCATGTTGGCTAGTGAGCCCACACTATTGGCTCGTCTTGCGCAGCGCGAGATAGGTTCCGGTGCGGACGAGCAGGTGCAGCGCTCGCTTCGGCAAGCAAGGCGCATGGCGAGCGAAGACGCCGAAGGCATGGTCGTTCTACCGACGGACGGCAAAGGGCCGGCGGAACTTGCAGGGCTCATTCTTCAGAAGATTGGCTGGCTGAATGCCAGTCAGGAACAGGCTTAG
- a CDS encoding cysteine rich repeat-containing protein, whose translation MSKLRFAVLVLAIGCSGSAVAQTADGRGACKADYDKYCAGTPPGGGRVVACLNKQQHQLSDTCKKVLANRKTQ comes from the coding sequence ATGTCGAAACTACGCTTCGCCGTTCTCGTGCTCGCCATTGGATGCTCCGGATCCGCGGTTGCTCAGACCGCCGACGGGCGCGGCGCCTGCAAGGCGGACTATGACAAATATTGCGCCGGCACGCCGCCCGGCGGCGGCCGTGTCGTCGCATGTCTGAACAAGCAGCAGCACCAACTCAGTGACACCTGCAAGAAAGTGTTGGCTAACCGGAAGACACAGTAA
- the alr gene encoding alanine racemase, whose translation MNIAPDPKSIPHGTPLSPEANRAAALASATGVLTVDLDAIVANWRKLEKTAVPAECAGVVKADAYGCGAEQVARALSGAGCKTFFVATLDEARVVRAAAPAAAIYVLDGFFQNTGEAYARIDCKPVIGDLNELAEWDVFCRRSGWSGGAAIHIDTGMNRLGLTVTEAQGIIPRINAGDHGITLVMSHLASAELLNNPANARQLTAFREIASVFSSVPASLANSSGVFLGAQFQFDLVRPGCALYGINPTPEADNPMQPVVELKARIVQIRNVERGDTVGYGGTWTARRPTRLAIVSAGYADGYFRAASANDGTRGAEVVVAGKRCPIAGRISMDLTAVDVTDLDKNAVRRGHMVTLIGEGITVDELAHHFGTIGYEVLTSLGKRYVRIYKGGNAVVEPSAPPPAEPAAAST comes from the coding sequence ATGAACATCGCCCCCGATCCCAAATCCATCCCGCACGGTACCCCGCTCTCGCCCGAAGCTAACCGGGCTGCCGCGCTTGCGAGCGCGACCGGCGTGCTCACGGTCGACCTCGACGCCATCGTCGCCAACTGGCGCAAGCTCGAGAAGACGGCGGTGCCGGCCGAATGCGCCGGTGTCGTGAAGGCGGACGCTTATGGCTGCGGCGCCGAGCAGGTCGCGCGCGCCCTTTCTGGCGCCGGCTGCAAGACGTTTTTCGTCGCCACCCTCGATGAGGCCCGCGTGGTTCGCGCCGCGGCGCCCGCGGCCGCAATCTACGTGCTCGACGGCTTCTTCCAGAATACCGGCGAGGCCTACGCCAGGATCGACTGCAAGCCCGTGATCGGCGACCTCAACGAACTCGCCGAATGGGATGTGTTCTGCCGCCGCTCCGGTTGGTCGGGCGGCGCGGCCATTCACATCGATACCGGCATGAACCGGCTCGGACTGACTGTCACCGAGGCGCAGGGCATCATCCCGCGGATCAACGCCGGCGATCACGGCATTACGCTCGTGATGAGCCACCTCGCCTCCGCCGAACTGCTCAACAATCCCGCCAACGCCAGGCAGCTCACGGCTTTCCGCGAGATCGCGAGCGTGTTCTCCAGCGTACCGGCGTCGCTGGCGAATTCGTCCGGCGTTTTTCTGGGCGCCCAATTCCAGTTCGACCTGGTGCGGCCGGGCTGTGCGCTTTACGGCATCAATCCGACGCCGGAAGCCGACAATCCGATGCAGCCGGTCGTCGAACTGAAGGCACGCATCGTGCAGATCCGCAACGTCGAGCGCGGCGATACCGTCGGCTATGGCGGCACCTGGACGGCGCGGCGTCCGACCCGATTAGCGATCGTTTCCGCGGGCTATGCCGACGGCTATTTCCGCGCCGCCAGCGCCAATGACGGCACCCGCGGCGCCGAGGTGGTGGTCGCCGGCAAGCGCTGCCCGATCGCGGGGCGGATTTCGATGGACCTGACGGCCGTCGACGTCACCGATCTCGACAAGAATGCCGTGCGGCGCGGCCATATGGTGACGCTGATCGGCGAAGGCATTACGGTCGACGAACTCGCCCACCATTTCGGCACCATCGGCTACGAGGTGTTGACCAGTCTTGGCAAACGCTACGTGCGAATCTACAAGGGCGGCAATGCCGTTGTAGAGCCCTCCGCTCCGCCTCCAGCGGAGCCGGCTGCCGCTTCCACCTAG
- a CDS encoding transcriptional regulator: MGQQIPGWRSASGQRLWLSMLIDTMEEISRPELRAIPCDDQLLAALRAQLARPALTPYASAYSLRN, from the coding sequence ATGGGTCAGCAAATCCCGGGATGGCGATCGGCAAGCGGCCAGCGCTTGTGGCTGTCGATGCTGATCGACACGATGGAAGAGATTTCGCGCCCGGAACTGCGTGCCATACCCTGTGATGATCAGCTGCTCGCAGCGTTGCGAGCCCAACTCGCCCGTCCGGCGTTGACGCCCTATGCCTCGGCGTACAGCCTGCGGAACTGA
- a CDS encoding cupin domain-containing protein, protein MDAVTPKSTQTADTHSHLVRPDSMEWQKTRFPGCEAKTLLFDRKTGLMTALMRFAPGAVLPDHEHVNIEQTYVLEGSLVDKEGPAQGIECKAGEFIWREEGSRHVAWCPEGGLMLAIFQVPNKFFEADGRVIDAAGEDWDAAWGHTRKS, encoded by the coding sequence ATGGACGCCGTGACGCCAAAGAGCACGCAGACCGCAGACACGCATTCTCATCTGGTCCGCCCCGACAGCATGGAATGGCAGAAGACCCGTTTCCCCGGCTGCGAGGCCAAGACGCTGCTGTTCGACCGCAAGACCGGCCTGATGACCGCGCTGATGCGGTTCGCGCCGGGCGCGGTGCTGCCTGACCACGAGCATGTCAATATCGAGCAGACCTACGTGCTGGAAGGTTCGCTCGTCGACAAAGAAGGCCCGGCGCAGGGCATCGAATGCAAGGCCGGCGAATTCATCTGGCGCGAGGAGGGCAGCCGCCATGTCGCTTGGTGTCCGGAAGGCGGACTGATGCTCGCGATCTTCCAGGTGCCGAACAAGTTCTTCGAGGCCGACGGCCGCGTCATCGACGCCGCCGGCGAGGATTGGGACGCGGCCTGGGGGCACACCCGCAAGAGCTGA
- a CDS encoding IS630 family transposase, producing MRTGVVVHLSPTDRKRLRSIVDDRNSLQKHVWRARIVLATADGVGTVEIMRTAGVSKTAVWRWQARFMDEGVEGLLRDKTRPPDTPRLPLDVAERVVALTLCDPPGERTHWTGRLMAKVAGVGLTSVQRIWKAHGLAPHRIRAFKLSNDPKFAAKVRDIVGLYVDPPAHAVVLSIDEKSQIQALDRTQPGLPMKKGRAGTMTHDYKRHGTTTLFAAFNILEGNVIGRCMQRHRHQEFIRFLNAVEREVPAGKTVHAILDNYATHKHPKVIDWLGRHPRWTFHFTPTSASWLNAVEGFFAILTRRRLKRGVFKGIVDLQAAINCFVVDHNQRSKPFVWTADPDKIIAAAARGHQVLESIR from the coding sequence ATGCGTACTGGCGTTGTCGTCCATCTGAGCCCAACAGATCGTAAGCGACTGCGGTCGATCGTTGACGACCGCAACAGCCTTCAGAAACATGTTTGGCGCGCCCGGATCGTGCTGGCCACGGCCGATGGCGTGGGCACAGTGGAGATCATGCGGACGGCGGGGGTCAGCAAGACCGCTGTCTGGCGCTGGCAGGCGCGGTTCATGGACGAAGGCGTCGAGGGCTTGCTGCGCGACAAGACCCGGCCGCCCGATACGCCCCGCCTGCCGCTGGATGTGGCCGAGCGGGTCGTGGCCCTGACGCTCTGCGATCCTCCCGGCGAGAGGACGCACTGGACCGGGCGGCTGATGGCCAAGGTGGCGGGCGTTGGCCTGACCTCGGTTCAGCGCATCTGGAAGGCTCATGGCCTGGCGCCGCACCGCATCCGCGCCTTCAAGCTTTCCAACGATCCGAAGTTCGCCGCCAAGGTCCGCGACATCGTCGGTCTTTATGTCGATCCTCCCGCCCATGCCGTGGTGCTCAGCATCGATGAGAAGTCGCAGATTCAGGCCCTAGATCGCACCCAGCCGGGCCTACCCATGAAGAAGGGTCGCGCCGGGACCATGACCCACGACTACAAGCGCCACGGCACGACCACCTTGTTCGCCGCCTTCAACATCCTGGAGGGTAATGTCATCGGCCGCTGCATGCAGCGCCACCGGCATCAGGAGTTCATCCGCTTCCTCAACGCCGTCGAGCGCGAGGTCCCGGCTGGCAAGACGGTTCACGCTATCCTCGACAATTACGCCACCCACAAGCACCCCAAGGTGATCGACTGGCTCGGCCGTCATCCCCGCTGGACGTTCCACTTCACGCCCACCTCCGCCAGCTGGCTCAACGCCGTCGAGGGCTTCTTCGCCATCCTCACCAGGCGTCGTCTCAAGCGCGGCGTCTTCAAGGGCATCGTCGATCTACAGGCCGCCATCAACTGCTTCGTCGTCGACCACAACCAGCGGTCAAAGCCCTTCGTCTGGACCGCCGATCCCGACAAAATCATCGCCGCCGCCGCACGCGGGCACCAGGTGCTGGAGTCAATCCGCTAA
- a CDS encoding sulfite exporter TauE/SafE family protein, with the protein MGFLFVLIVGLLAGTISGIVGTGSSIMLMPVLVYQYGPKEAVPIMAVAAVMANFSRILAWWREVDWRACLAYSATGIPAAALGARTLLALPSHAVDIAIGLFLIAMVPVRHWLACHQLKARIWHLAVGGAIIGYLTGIVVSTGPLSVPLFLFYGLTRGAFLATEAASSLGLYLSKSVTFERFGALTPDIALKGLIAGSSLMFGAFIAKRFVLRLKPDVFRLLMDGIMLVAGLTLLWTAFS; encoded by the coding sequence TTGGGTTTCCTCTTCGTCCTCATTGTCGGCCTGCTCGCCGGCACCATCTCAGGCATTGTCGGCACGGGTTCGTCGATCATGCTGATGCCGGTGCTGGTCTATCAATACGGGCCGAAGGAGGCGGTGCCGATCATGGCGGTCGCGGCCGTGATGGCGAACTTCTCGCGCATTCTCGCGTGGTGGCGCGAGGTCGACTGGCGCGCCTGCCTTGCTTATTCGGCCACCGGCATTCCGGCTGCTGCGCTTGGCGCGCGGACGCTGCTCGCGCTGCCCTCGCACGCCGTCGATATCGCGATCGGCCTGTTTCTCATCGCGATGGTGCCGGTGCGGCACTGGCTGGCCTGCCACCAGCTAAAAGCACGCATCTGGCACCTTGCGGTCGGCGGCGCCATCATCGGCTATCTCACCGGCATCGTGGTTTCGACCGGTCCGCTCAGCGTGCCGCTGTTTCTGTTTTACGGGTTGACCAGGGGCGCCTTCCTCGCCACCGAAGCCGCAAGCTCGCTCGGGCTTTATCTGAGCAAGTCGGTCACTTTCGAACGCTTCGGCGCGCTGACGCCTGATATCGCGCTGAAAGGCCTGATTGCGGGCTCCTCCCTCATGTTCGGCGCCTTCATCGCCAAACGCTTTGTGCTGCGGCTCAAGCCTGACGTCTTTCGACTGTTGATGGATGGCATCATGCTAGTCGCTGGTCTCACCCTGTTGTGGACGGCATTTTCATAA
- a CDS encoding tripartite tricarboxylate transporter substrate-binding protein, whose amino-acid sequence MRILKTVAMAAALLCALVNSAAAADDDYPSRPITLTHGFGAGGNADAIARIVADGLSRRLGKPVIVEARPGAGGNIASDRAAKAAPDGYTLIMLTGGHAVSAAMYKALPFDPVEDFQMISTVVFFPFVVAVKSSHRFQTLADLIAEAKAKPDTLTYSSVGVGSTQHLVGELLSAMAGIRMIHVPYKGGGGPINDLLGGQIDILIDTLTITAPQLTAGTIRGLGATSQAPWFSIPDVPPIAATVSGYEVRSWLGIATSKKVPQPVIDKLNRELRAVLEMRDTKSKLQVMGNEVRSGSPDDMRSMIVSEISRWKRVIDTAGIPRQ is encoded by the coding sequence GTGAGAATCTTGAAGACGGTCGCGATGGCAGCAGCACTTCTTTGTGCGCTCGTGAATTCTGCTGCAGCCGCGGATGACGACTACCCTTCCCGTCCAATCACGCTGACGCATGGATTTGGCGCCGGCGGCAACGCCGATGCGATCGCGCGTATCGTAGCCGATGGCCTTTCCCGGCGGCTTGGCAAACCCGTCATCGTGGAAGCCCGCCCGGGCGCCGGCGGCAACATCGCATCCGACCGCGCCGCAAAGGCCGCGCCGGACGGCTACACACTGATCATGCTGACGGGCGGCCACGCGGTCTCGGCCGCCATGTACAAGGCGCTGCCGTTTGACCCGGTCGAGGATTTCCAGATGATTTCGACGGTGGTGTTCTTTCCCTTCGTCGTCGCCGTCAAATCGAGCCACCGGTTTCAGACGCTTGCAGATTTGATTGCGGAAGCGAAAGCCAAACCAGACACGCTGACCTATAGCTCGGTCGGCGTCGGATCGACGCAACATCTGGTTGGCGAATTGCTGTCGGCGATGGCCGGCATCAGGATGATCCACGTGCCCTACAAGGGCGGCGGCGGCCCCATCAACGACCTGCTCGGCGGCCAGATCGATATTCTGATCGACACGCTGACCATCACCGCCCCGCAACTTACGGCCGGCACGATACGAGGCCTCGGCGCGACCAGCCAAGCCCCATGGTTTTCGATTCCCGACGTCCCGCCGATCGCCGCAACCGTCTCGGGTTACGAGGTTCGATCCTGGCTCGGCATCGCGACCAGCAAGAAGGTTCCTCAACCCGTCATCGACAAACTCAATCGCGAATTGCGTGCAGTTCTCGAAATGCGCGACACCAAAAGCAAGCTGCAGGTCATGGGAAACGAGGTCCGCAGCGGTTCTCCCGACGACATGCGCAGCATGATCGTCTCCGAGATTTCCCGCTGGAAGCGAGTGATCGACACTGCGGGAATTCCAAGGCAATGA
- a CDS encoding exodeoxyribonuclease III, with product MKIATFNINNVNRRLPNLLRWLRAAKPDVVCLQELKSTDAEFPIVAIEKAGYGAVWRGQRTWNGVAILARNAEPVLTRTALPGDRDDDEARYIEAAVNGVILTSLYLPNGNPQPGPKFDYKLDWFKRLRSHAGKLLKQDIPVVLAGDYNVAPTSSDIYPTKSWDKDALIQPKSRDAFKALVDQGWTDAIRTLHPSKPMFTFWDYKRNRWPRDAGLRLDHLLLSPAIAPRLIKAGVDREIRGEEGASDHAPAWIVLK from the coding sequence ATGAAGATCGCGACCTTCAACATTAATAATGTCAACCGCCGCCTGCCGAACCTGTTGCGCTGGCTGCGCGCGGCTAAACCCGACGTCGTCTGTCTGCAGGAACTGAAATCGACCGATGCCGAGTTCCCGATTGTAGCTATCGAGAAAGCCGGCTACGGCGCGGTGTGGCGCGGACAAAGAACCTGGAATGGCGTTGCCATTCTGGCGCGCAACGCCGAGCCGGTATTGACCCGGACCGCGCTGCCCGGCGATCGCGATGATGACGAGGCGCGCTATATCGAGGCCGCCGTCAACGGCGTCATCCTCACCAGCCTCTATCTGCCGAACGGCAACCCGCAGCCCGGACCGAAATTCGATTACAAGCTCGACTGGTTCAAACGGCTGCGGTCGCATGCCGGCAAACTGCTCAAGCAGGATATCCCGGTGGTGCTGGCCGGCGACTACAATGTCGCGCCGACGTCGTCAGATATCTATCCGACAAAGTCCTGGGACAAGGACGCGTTGATCCAGCCGAAGAGCCGCGATGCGTTCAAGGCGCTGGTGGACCAGGGGTGGACGGATGCGATCCGGACGCTGCATCCGTCGAAACCGATGTTCACGTTCTGGGATTACAAGCGCAACCGCTGGCCGCGCGACGCCGGGCTGCGGCTCGATCATCTGTTGCTCAGCCCGGCTATCGCGCCGCGCCTGATCAAGGCCGGCGTCGATCGCGAGATACGCGGCGAGGAAGGCGCCAGCGACCATGCGCCGGCGTGGATCGTGCTGAAGTAG
- a CDS encoding adenylate/guanylate cyclase domain-containing protein — protein MSALAEAADITNLRSETAGRADARQDTLKFAEAALADSKRDGLLLAVRARWVALAVTAVTLPIINPNWDVIYYVLMLGFFALIGWAQLKVGKVGRSRPELFLIFCDLALLTFLSVVPNPWSSVHWPIGMQFRFDSFIYFFIFLATATLAYSWRTVIAIGFWTSALWAIAVGWSYLQPESHAALSERVREAVGADIRMFEIIDPSSIGFGARFQQVTVFIIVAAILALMVRRSNALLISHAGIERERANLARYFSPNVVNELSGNDEPLTRVRTQDVAVLFADIVGFTAYADRRDPKEVIDTLRQFHERMEREVFQHGGTLDKYLGDGLMATFGTPFAGDSDALNALRCARAMIGSIAELNRERSNRTEPPIQVSVGLHYGQVVLGDIGLNRLEFAVIGTTVNAASRLEALTREFGCAIVVSDALVRQARAESSHSSADFALLVEQPAQIIRGLEQPVGIWTCANVAC, from the coding sequence TTGAGCGCATTGGCGGAAGCGGCTGATATCACAAATCTCCGGAGCGAAACGGCCGGGCGAGCCGACGCCCGGCAGGACACCCTGAAATTCGCCGAAGCCGCCCTTGCCGACAGCAAGCGTGATGGACTGCTGCTCGCCGTCCGGGCCCGCTGGGTCGCGCTGGCAGTCACTGCCGTTACCCTGCCGATCATCAACCCGAACTGGGACGTGATCTATTACGTCCTGATGCTGGGCTTCTTTGCGCTGATCGGATGGGCCCAACTCAAGGTCGGCAAGGTGGGCCGTTCGCGTCCCGAACTTTTCCTGATATTTTGCGACCTCGCGCTGCTGACCTTCCTCAGCGTCGTACCCAATCCATGGAGCAGCGTTCACTGGCCGATCGGAATGCAATTCCGGTTCGACAGCTTCATCTACTTCTTCATCTTCCTTGCCACCGCCACCCTCGCCTATTCGTGGCGAACGGTGATCGCGATTGGCTTCTGGACCTCGGCCCTGTGGGCCATCGCGGTCGGTTGGTCGTACCTGCAGCCGGAAAGCCATGCCGCGCTGTCGGAGCGCGTCAGGGAAGCAGTCGGCGCTGATATTCGCATGTTCGAGATCATCGATCCCTCGTCGATCGGCTTCGGCGCGCGCTTCCAGCAGGTCACCGTGTTCATCATCGTCGCCGCGATCCTGGCGCTGATGGTGCGCCGTTCGAATGCGCTTCTGATCAGCCACGCCGGGATCGAACGCGAACGCGCCAACCTGGCGCGTTATTTCTCACCCAACGTCGTCAATGAATTGTCCGGCAATGACGAGCCGCTCACGCGGGTTCGCACACAGGACGTCGCGGTGTTGTTTGCCGATATCGTGGGATTCACTGCTTACGCCGATAGACGAGACCCGAAGGAGGTCATCGATACACTGCGACAATTCCACGAACGAATGGAAAGAGAGGTGTTTCAGCACGGCGGAACGCTCGACAAGTACCTCGGCGATGGCCTTATGGCGACGTTCGGCACGCCGTTCGCCGGCGATTCCGATGCGTTGAATGCCTTGCGTTGCGCCAGGGCTATGATCGGCTCCATCGCCGAGTTGAACAGAGAACGAAGCAATCGCACCGAACCGCCGATCCAGGTCAGTGTCGGATTGCACTATGGTCAGGTCGTGCTCGGGGATATCGGCCTCAACCGGCTCGAATTCGCTGTGATCGGCACCACCGTGAATGCGGCGAGCCGGCTCGAGGCGCTTACCCGCGAATTCGGATGCGCCATCGTGGTCAGCGACGCGCTGGTGCGGCAGGCCCGGGCGGAATCGAGCCATTCAAGCGCCGACTTCGCGTTGCTCGTCGAGCAGCCGGCACAGATCATTCGCGGTCTCGAGCAACCGGTCGGCATCTGGACATGTGCCAACGTCGCTTGCTGA
- a CDS encoding HAD family hydrolase, producing the protein MGALIFDFDGVIADSEAIANTVLAETVTKLGHSTTLDEALTRYSGRRWDEAVAEIEAAIGRPLPSDFSGQLKLATLDRFRTDLKEVSGATDFIRRFGHVPRCIASSSSIDRLQLCLSLLALEAEFGSHVFSADMVARGKPHPDIFLFAASKLGVRPNQCLVIEDSAGGIRAAVAAGMTVVGLCAASHIREGHDLKLRDAGAVHLAHSWSDVERFALRFFNG; encoded by the coding sequence GTGGGCGCACTGATTTTTGACTTCGACGGCGTCATCGCCGACAGCGAAGCGATTGCCAATACTGTTCTGGCGGAAACTGTCACCAAGCTCGGTCATTCAACAACGCTTGACGAGGCGCTCACCCGCTATTCCGGACGGAGATGGGACGAAGCCGTGGCGGAGATCGAAGCGGCGATCGGACGGCCGCTGCCTTCCGATTTTTCCGGCCAGCTCAAGCTTGCGACGCTGGACCGGTTCCGAACAGATTTGAAGGAAGTGAGCGGGGCGACAGATTTCATCAGGCGTTTTGGCCACGTCCCCCGGTGCATTGCCTCCTCCAGTTCGATTGATCGCCTGCAGCTGTGCCTTTCGCTGTTGGCCTTGGAAGCGGAATTCGGCAGTCACGTCTTTAGCGCGGATATGGTCGCGCGAGGAAAGCCGCACCCGGACATTTTTCTGTTCGCCGCAAGCAAATTGGGCGTGCGCCCGAATCAGTGTCTTGTGATTGAAGACAGCGCAGGTGGGATCAGGGCGGCCGTTGCCGCCGGGATGACCGTCGTCGGCCTGTGCGCAGCCAGCCACATTCGCGAAGGCCATGATCTCAAGCTGCGCGATGCTGGAGCCGTGCATCTGGCGCATTCCTGGTCAGACGTCGAACGCTTCGCCCTTCGCTTTTTCAATGGCTAG
- a CDS encoding replicative DNA helicase, translated as MALTDSNVLKLAPDAGTPVYRSAPHNIEAEQSLLGAILVNNDAFYRVSDFLEPKHFFEPIHQTIFETAGSLIRMGKVATPVTLKTFLPADTDIGGMTVGQYLARLAAEATTIINAQDYGRTVYDMSLRRDLIRIGEDMVNVAFDAPVDFTPRTQIEDAERQLYELAESGRYDGGFQRFSQALTTAVDMAAKAFQRDGNLSGIATGLRDLDTKMGGLQASDLIIVAGRPGMGKTALATNIAYNIAKAHRAEVQADGTMKSVNGGIVGFFSCEMSAEQLATRILAEQTSIASSMIRRGGISEADFEKIRDYSIELQSLPLYVDETGGLSISQLTARARRLKRQKGLDMIVIDYIQLLQGSGKRSDNRVQEVTEITTNLKALAKELNVPIIALSQLSRQVENRDDKRPQLADLRESGSIEQDADVVIFVYREEYYLANKEPRIGTPEYEKWQLDMSLVHGKAEIIIGKQRHGPTGTVEVQFEGQFTRFSDLAQDGHLPDRGY; from the coding sequence ATGGCTTTGACTGATTCGAACGTCCTCAAACTCGCTCCCGACGCGGGAACTCCGGTCTACCGGAGCGCACCGCACAATATCGAGGCGGAGCAGAGCCTGTTGGGCGCCATCCTGGTCAACAACGACGCGTTCTACCGGGTTTCCGACTTTCTGGAGCCGAAGCACTTCTTCGAGCCGATCCACCAGACCATTTTCGAGACCGCCGGCAGCCTGATTCGAATGGGCAAGGTCGCGACTCCAGTGACGTTGAAAACCTTCCTGCCCGCCGATACCGATATCGGCGGCATGACGGTTGGCCAATACCTCGCGCGTCTCGCGGCCGAGGCCACCACGATCATCAACGCGCAGGACTACGGCCGCACGGTCTACGATATGTCGCTGCGCCGCGACCTGATCCGAATCGGCGAGGACATGGTCAATGTCGCCTTCGATGCGCCGGTGGACTTTACGCCGCGCACGCAGATCGAGGATGCCGAGCGCCAGCTTTACGAGCTTGCCGAGTCCGGCCGTTACGACGGCGGCTTCCAGCGTTTCTCGCAGGCGCTGACCACTGCAGTCGACATGGCGGCCAAGGCCTTCCAGCGCGACGGCAACCTGTCGGGCATTGCCACGGGCTTGCGCGATCTCGACACCAAGATGGGCGGGCTGCAGGCGTCCGACTTGATCATCGTCGCCGGCCGCCCCGGCATGGGCAAGACGGCGCTCGCCACCAACATCGCCTACAACATCGCCAAGGCGCATCGCGCCGAGGTGCAGGCCGACGGCACGATGAAATCCGTCAATGGCGGCATCGTCGGCTTCTTCTCCTGCGAAATGTCCGCCGAGCAGCTCGCCACACGTATTCTTGCCGAACAGACCAGCATCGCCTCCAGCATGATCCGCCGCGGCGGCATCAGCGAGGCCGATTTCGAGAAGATCCGGGACTATTCGATCGAGCTGCAGTCGCTGCCGCTCTACGTCGACGAAACCGGCGGCCTGTCGATCTCGCAGCTCACCGCGCGCGCCCGCCGGCTGAAGCGGCAAAAGGGCCTCGACATGATCGTGATCGACTACATCCAGCTGCTGCAGGGATCGGGCAAGCGTTCCGACAACCGCGTGCAGGAAGTAACCGAGATCACCACCAACCTCAAGGCGCTGGCAAAAGAACTTAACGTTCCGATCATCGCCCTGTCGCAGCTCTCGCGTCAGGTTGAAAATCGCGACGACAAGCGGCCGCAACTGGCCGACCTGCGTGAATCCGGCTCGATCGAACAGGACGCCGACGTCGTGATCTTCGTGTATCGCGAGGAATATTACCTCGCCAACAAGGAGCCGCGGATCGGCACGCCCGAATACGAAAAATGGCAGCTCGACATGTCGCTGGTGCACGGCAAGGCCGAAATCATCATCGGCAAGCAGCGCCACGGCCCCACCGGGACCGTGGAAGTACAGTTCGAAGGCCAGTTCACGCGCTTCAGCGATCTCGCACAGGATGGCCACTTGCCCGACCGCGGCTATTGA